The proteins below are encoded in one region of Peribacillus muralis:
- a CDS encoding ATP-grasp domain-containing protein: MIILNESVVSPILLKVLVERQIPVLEQGQWADTITSESLNIQDDTEFFKSMGMEQRVLTNSENGITVLGQFQPDSNEYIWSKLLKDKSEVRKLTKSLYPDFHFQDIDLSMIDDLDKGQIPFPVVIKPNIGYSSVGVHKVKNEQDWDVAVAQLKEDLLHSDGLYDSEVVGSQTVLIEEWIQGEEFAIDGYYDQDGEPVILNVFKRLFKDDYDTSDRIYYTSKAAINEIYEDAIRFMKNIQTVLPLRNYAVHFEIRKKGDRVIPIEINPLRFAGAGTTDLGYHAYGMNMYEHYFAGTKPDWATMLAEMDDAIYSFFFAEVPLEINLEEVASIDHEGLQDEFEQILEYRQLPFQNDRSMSIIFYRSEDLNKNRQLLHLDLLPYLTIKQLALT; this comes from the coding sequence ATGATTATTTTGAATGAGTCCGTTGTGTCACCAATTCTTCTTAAAGTGTTAGTCGAACGGCAAATTCCAGTGTTGGAACAGGGGCAATGGGCAGATACGATTACATCTGAAAGCTTAAATATTCAAGACGATACAGAATTTTTCAAGTCCATGGGAATGGAACAAAGAGTTCTTACAAACTCTGAAAATGGCATCACGGTATTAGGTCAATTTCAACCGGATAGCAATGAATACATATGGTCGAAGTTATTGAAGGATAAGAGTGAAGTGCGTAAGTTAACGAAATCTTTATATCCGGATTTCCATTTCCAAGATATTGATTTATCGATGATAGATGATCTGGATAAAGGCCAAATACCTTTTCCGGTCGTCATTAAGCCCAATATCGGCTATTCAAGCGTGGGCGTACACAAGGTCAAGAATGAGCAGGACTGGGATGTAGCCGTGGCCCAGCTTAAAGAAGACCTGCTTCACTCGGATGGGCTGTATGATTCCGAAGTGGTCGGTTCCCAAACCGTATTGATAGAAGAGTGGATACAGGGAGAGGAATTCGCCATTGATGGTTATTACGATCAAGATGGCGAGCCAGTGATTTTGAATGTATTCAAACGATTATTCAAGGATGATTATGATACTTCCGACCGAATTTACTATACTTCGAAGGCAGCCATTAACGAAATCTATGAAGATGCAATAAGGTTCATGAAGAATATTCAAACGGTCCTTCCGCTTCGGAACTACGCTGTACACTTTGAAATCCGCAAAAAAGGGGATAGGGTGATTCCGATTGAAATCAACCCCCTTCGTTTTGCCGGAGCGGGTACAACAGATTTAGGTTATCATGCATATGGGATGAACATGTATGAACACTATTTCGCGGGTACGAAACCAGATTGGGCAACGATGCTGGCAGAGATGGATGATGCGATTTACAGCTTTTTCTTTGCAGAGGTCCCGCTGGAAATCAATCTGGAGGAAGTTGCGAGTATCGATCATGAAGGGCTGCAAGATGAATTCGAACAGATTTTGGAATATAGGCAGCTTCCTTTTCAAAATGACCGGAGCATGTCGATCATTTTTTATAGAAGCGAGGACTTGAACAAGAACCGTCAATTGCTTCACTTGGACTTACTTCCATACTTGACGATAAAACAACTGGCTTTAACATAA
- a CDS encoding methyl-accepting chemotaxis protein: MRLSKLNPKNSLMAKLFLFYIIPFVLFAGAMGLCFSYITNKMINENVLPQFDERLSENARSLAASLNPTLINKASEQGEDIRQKLDAFVEDKKGIEYVYVLKRENDADTIVALSGSDDYMVQSPFTPEQAKSINGQEDVLSEIYKDKWGTHKSYFTPINGTDAIIGIDMDAKFIDELKSRMIFYNILFLASAIILGVLCAIVIGRKISGPVNELVGYTSEMAAGDLSKSIPVGRQDEIGDLSNGFEDMRLSLSHIIDNVREHAHTMNQTTISIHQSFEEMVESYSQIVTGTTEEAKASEERAHHIDRISNMISELTDTIRLMNEQTNKMNEFTMHANTLAEQGSEQVQDVTSQMGKIMENGQANKANLVSLEEDVVKINEVIGLIRVIASQTNLLSLNASIEAARAGDAGRGFAVVAQEVQKLAVQTDESIDIISESITRINEQTAKVIQNNDESFEDILKGVSLVENNGEIFNKIFDSVEKLLKGTEQLAAHSKKINESSDESLASVQEIAAISEEGVATTEQISAAAIQQSTIMNGLKEQNEELANKSAILEEMVEKFTTDK; the protein is encoded by the coding sequence ATGAGATTATCAAAACTGAATCCTAAAAATTCACTAATGGCAAAACTATTCTTATTTTATATCATTCCATTCGTACTTTTTGCTGGTGCCATGGGACTTTGCTTTTCCTATATAACGAATAAGATGATCAACGAGAATGTCCTTCCGCAATTCGATGAGCGTCTTTCAGAAAATGCACGTAGTTTGGCAGCAAGCCTTAATCCGACTTTGATCAACAAAGCTTCTGAGCAGGGAGAAGATATCAGGCAGAAATTAGATGCCTTCGTTGAAGATAAAAAGGGCATTGAATATGTGTATGTGCTGAAGCGGGAAAACGATGCCGATACGATCGTAGCCCTGAGTGGAAGCGATGATTACATGGTGCAATCGCCTTTCACGCCGGAGCAGGCCAAATCGATAAATGGACAAGAAGATGTATTAAGTGAAATATATAAAGATAAATGGGGTACCCACAAATCATACTTTACGCCAATCAATGGAACGGACGCCATTATAGGAATTGATATGGATGCGAAGTTCATTGATGAATTGAAAAGCAGAATGATATTCTATAATATTTTATTTCTTGCAAGTGCCATCATATTAGGCGTACTGTGTGCCATTGTCATCGGGAGAAAGATCTCGGGTCCCGTCAATGAACTTGTTGGCTACACAAGTGAAATGGCAGCAGGGGATTTAAGTAAATCGATTCCGGTTGGCAGGCAAGATGAGATTGGAGATCTATCCAATGGTTTTGAGGATATGAGGTTAAGTTTGTCCCATATCATCGATAATGTACGTGAACACGCTCATACGATGAATCAAACCACTATTTCCATCCATCAATCCTTCGAGGAGATGGTCGAATCATATAGCCAGATCGTAACGGGGACAACGGAAGAAGCGAAGGCTTCGGAAGAACGTGCCCATCATATTGACCGGATTTCCAATATGATCAGTGAATTGACGGATACCATCCGCTTAATGAATGAGCAAACAAATAAGATGAATGAATTTACGATGCATGCGAATACACTTGCTGAGCAAGGAAGCGAACAAGTGCAGGATGTAACGAGCCAGATGGGCAAAATCATGGAAAACGGCCAAGCGAATAAAGCCAATTTGGTGAGCCTTGAAGAGGATGTAGTGAAGATCAACGAAGTGATCGGTTTAATAAGGGTCATTGCTTCGCAAACGAACCTGCTATCCTTGAATGCTTCCATTGAAGCGGCACGGGCGGGGGATGCCGGCAGGGGCTTTGCCGTAGTTGCCCAGGAAGTGCAAAAATTGGCTGTACAAACCGATGAATCCATCGATATCATTTCCGAATCGATTACGCGGATCAATGAGCAAACGGCGAAGGTCATCCAAAATAACGATGAAAGCTTTGAGGATATACTGAAGGGTGTTTCCTTAGTGGAGAACAACGGCGAGATTTTCAATAAGATATTCGATTCCGTAGAAAAATTGCTGAAAGGCACGGAACAACTGGCGGCCCATTCGAAAAAAATCAATGAGTCATCCGATGAGAGTTTAGCATCGGTTCAGGAAATTGCAGCGATTTCGGAAGAGGGAGTCGCAACCACTGAGCAAATCTCGGCGGCAGCCATTCAACAAAGTACGATCATGAATGGACTGAAGGAACAAAATGAAGAATTGGCTAACAAATCAGCGATACTGGAAGAAATGGTGGAAAAATTCACTACGGATAAATAA
- a CDS encoding cold-shock protein, producing MEQGKVKWFNAEKGFGFIERENGDDVFVHFSAIQSEGFKSLDEGQEVTFEVEQGQRGPQASNVQKA from the coding sequence ATGGAACAAGGTAAAGTGAAATGGTTTAACGCAGAAAAAGGTTTTGGATTCATCGAACGCGAAAACGGAGACGACGTATTCGTACATTTCTCAGCTATCCAAAGCGAAGGTTTCAAATCTTTAGACGAAGGTCAAGAAGTTACTTTTGAAGTAGAACAAGGTCAACGTGGACCACAAGCTTCTAACGTTCAAAAAGCATAA
- a CDS encoding ArsR/SmtB family transcription factor — MQQKDVCDVHLHDQVKVNRIQKEMSHVDISSISKLFKVIGDENRAKIAYALCEDEELCVCDLAHIIGASMATTSHHLRTLYKHAIVKYRKEGKLAFYSLDDHHIKQLILIASEHQQEVRSDG, encoded by the coding sequence ATTCAACAAAAAGATGTATGTGATGTCCATCTGCATGATCAAGTAAAGGTCAATCGCATTCAGAAAGAAATGAGCCACGTCGATATATCCAGCATATCAAAGCTGTTTAAGGTGATAGGTGATGAAAATAGGGCGAAAATAGCCTATGCACTTTGTGAGGATGAGGAATTATGTGTGTGCGATCTGGCCCATATCATCGGTGCCTCGATGGCGACAACGTCTCATCATCTTCGTACCCTCTATAAGCATGCCATCGTTAAATATCGAAAAGAAGGAAAGTTAGCATTTTATTCATTGGATGATCACCATATCAAGCAATTGATTCTCATTGCATCAGAACATCAGCAGGAGGTGAGGTCTGATGGTTGA